Proteins co-encoded in one Nicotiana sylvestris chromosome 7, ASM39365v2, whole genome shotgun sequence genomic window:
- the LOC104237086 gene encoding 3-deoxy-manno-octulosonate cytidylyltransferase, mitochondrial-like, with protein MPIVSSKSWILHGLAAGAAMAAALGARAYLGRSGKFRSRVIGIIPARFASTRFQGKPLAHILGKPMIQRTWERAKLAATLDHVVVATDDEKIAACCQGFGAEVIMTSESCRNGTERCNEALQKLAKKYDIVVNIQGDEPLIEPEIIDCIVKALQAAPDAVFSTAVTSLKPEDAFDPNRVKCMVDNRGYAIYFSRGLIPYNKSGKVNPQFPYLLHLGIQSYDSKFLKIYPELEPTPLQLEEDLEQLKVLENGYKMKVIKVDHETHGVDTPEDIDKIERFMRERNLS; from the exons ATGCCGATCGTTAGTTCAAAATCATGGATCCTTCATGGTCTAGCTGCGGGAGCTGCAATGGCCGCGGCTCTCGGGGCTCGAGCGTATCTTGGCCGATCCGGCAAGTTTCGGAGCCGGGTCATTGGCATTATACCCGCCCGTTTTGCTTCCACTCGCTTCCAGGGTAAACCCCTCGCTCATATCTTGGGCAAGCCCATGATCCAG AGAACATGGGAAAGGGCAAAACTTGCTGCTACCTTGGATCACGTTG TTGTGGCAACAGATGATGAAAAGATAGCTGCGTGCTGTCAAGGTTTTGGTGCTGAAGTAATAATGACTTCTGAATCATGTAGAAATG GAACCGAGCGTTGTAATGAAGCTCTtcaaaagcttgcaaagaagtaTGACATTGTCGTTAACATTCAAGGAGATGAACCACTTATTGAACCTGAGATAATAGATTGCATAGTCAAAGCTCTGCAG GCTGCACCAGACGCGGTCTTTAGCACTGCTGTGACGTCTTTGAAACCTGAGGATGCATTTGATCCAAATCGTGTTAAATGTATGGTTGATAATCGTGGTTATGCAATCTATTTTTCCCGGGGATTGATCCCTTATAACAA gtctGGCAAGGTTAATCCTCAGTTTCCTTACTTGCTGCACCTTGGAATTCAG AGCTATGATTCGAAGTTCCTGAAAATATATCCAGAATTGGAACCTACACCATTGCAACTTGAAGAAGATCTTGAACAGTTGAAGGTCCTTGAGAATGGATACAAGATGAAG GTGATAAAAGTTGACCATGAAACTCATGGTGTTGACACTCCGGAAGACATAGACAAGATAGAGCGGTTCATGCGGGAGAGGAACTTGTCTTAG